One Lysobacter enzymogenes DNA segment encodes these proteins:
- a CDS encoding OmpA family protein, translating into MRTARSNDRPDSRAGRADIVAGGASRSGALAAAALLAVLAGLSACNRNAPATDAPPVADAAAPAAAAPVAPVEAKLGLANNNGAIRYDGRVDSEATRKALAIALAQAYSGQIAGDLEVGKAVKPAPWQDKLPQFVAALTMSGVAVTFEGDSIELSGQASDADRALLLEKAKTLFPGFRYGGLFEGVGGEAASSDAAAQALAALVPGKSGAGEIAQALNKIEVRFEEGGARIAPASLDILSRAAKALAAGPKDARYEIVGPGGGAGQPADNEILSRQRAEAVKVQLIVAGANPGALDTRGEPGTAATPLKFNPVK; encoded by the coding sequence ATGCGCACTGCCCGTTCCAACGACCGTCCCGATTCCCGCGCCGGCCGCGCCGACATCGTCGCCGGCGGCGCTTCCCGCAGCGGCGCGCTCGCCGCCGCCGCGTTGCTGGCCGTCCTCGCCGGCCTCAGCGCCTGCAACCGCAACGCGCCCGCCACCGACGCCCCGCCCGTCGCCGATGCGGCCGCGCCGGCCGCCGCCGCGCCGGTCGCGCCGGTCGAGGCCAAGCTCGGCCTGGCCAACAACAACGGCGCGATCCGCTACGACGGCCGGGTCGACAGCGAAGCCACCCGCAAGGCGCTCGCCATCGCCCTCGCCCAGGCGTACTCGGGCCAGATCGCCGGCGACCTAGAGGTCGGCAAGGCGGTCAAGCCGGCGCCGTGGCAGGACAAGCTGCCGCAGTTCGTCGCCGCGCTGACCATGTCCGGGGTCGCGGTGACCTTCGAAGGCGACAGCATCGAGCTCAGCGGCCAGGCCAGCGACGCCGACCGCGCGCTGCTGCTGGAGAAGGCCAAGACCCTGTTCCCGGGATTCCGCTACGGCGGTCTGTTCGAGGGCGTCGGCGGAGAAGCCGCGTCCAGCGACGCGGCGGCGCAGGCGCTGGCGGCCCTGGTGCCGGGCAAGTCCGGCGCCGGCGAGATCGCGCAGGCGCTGAACAAGATCGAGGTGCGCTTCGAGGAAGGCGGCGCGCGCATCGCGCCGGCCAGCCTGGACATCCTCAGCCGCGCGGCCAAGGCGCTCGCGGCCGGGCCGAAGGACGCGCGCTACGAGATCGTCGGCCCCGGCGGCGGCGCCGGCCAGCCCGCCGACAACGAGATCCTCTCGCGCCAGCGCGCCGAGGCGGTCAAGGTCCAGCTGATCGTCGCCGGCGCCAACCCCGGCGCGCTCGACACCCGCGGCGAACCGGGCACGGCGGCGACGCCGCTGAAGTTCAATCCGGTCAAGTAG
- a CDS encoding S8 family peptidase — translation MKWTALALATAVVIAPVAYSGGKLQAVNKVPNAKAAASQKATKLAQAKQTPETTSSRFIITRAQGAAAKVSAAAMNQQYAKAASKLGLGIKPLRTLATGSQLIKTDTPLDAAAEKELAIELMKNDSSIIEVTRDKRVHSFMVPNDPGYAQQWHYKNGPGGLNLEPAWDIATGSGIVVAVLDTGITPHGDLNANIIPGYDFIEDPEVSVDGDGRDADPNDPGDWHDGECNIFGIPEDSSWHGTHVAGTIAAATNNGTGVAGVAHGAKVQPVRVLGKCGGYTSDVIDAVTWASGGTVAGVPANATPAEVINLSLGGSGACSAAEQTAFDAARARGTTVVIASGNAGSDVSGYSPANCDGVIAVSAVGPTGALADYSNFGNKIDVAAPGGSGVVPAADNILSTLNLGLQGQEGEGYAWMAGTSMASPHVAGVVALMQSAASTPKTPAEVEKILVNTAHVGGQPGGCSWSNWCGSGIVDARLAVAVAKGTEPLPPDPQAPEPEPATELENGITVTNIEVDANGILRYQLLVPNGASNLLFAMYGGTGDSDIYVKYGAEPSSTSYDCRPFTSSNNETCFFPTPKGGVWYVQIKGYRASSGISLYPSFVDANYPRRLDAKASALPNHRTSVNLSWEKGKKNIDIWRNGAILKTVRNTGANTDTFRIIGSGTMSYKVCNNGTQECDDPVEITYNSSR, via the coding sequence ATGAAATGGACCGCTCTGGCGCTGGCGACTGCCGTGGTGATCGCGCCGGTCGCCTATTCCGGCGGCAAATTGCAGGCCGTCAACAAGGTGCCCAACGCCAAGGCCGCCGCCTCGCAGAAGGCGACCAAGCTGGCGCAGGCCAAGCAGACGCCGGAGACCACCTCCAGCCGCTTCATCATCACCCGCGCGCAGGGCGCCGCCGCCAAGGTGAGCGCGGCCGCGATGAACCAGCAGTACGCCAAGGCCGCCAGCAAGCTCGGCCTCGGCATCAAGCCGCTGCGCACGCTGGCGACCGGCTCGCAGCTGATCAAGACCGACACCCCGCTCGACGCCGCCGCCGAGAAAGAGCTGGCGATCGAGCTGATGAAGAACGACTCGAGCATCATCGAAGTCACCCGCGACAAGCGCGTGCATTCGTTCATGGTGCCCAACGATCCGGGCTACGCCCAGCAGTGGCACTACAAGAACGGCCCGGGCGGCCTCAACCTCGAGCCGGCCTGGGACATCGCCACCGGCAGCGGCATCGTGGTCGCGGTGCTCGACACCGGCATCACCCCGCATGGCGATCTCAACGCCAACATCATCCCGGGCTACGACTTCATCGAAGATCCGGAAGTCAGCGTCGACGGCGACGGCCGCGACGCCGACCCGAACGATCCGGGCGACTGGCACGACGGCGAGTGCAACATCTTCGGCATCCCCGAGGACAGCAGCTGGCACGGCACCCACGTGGCCGGCACCATCGCCGCGGCGACCAACAACGGCACCGGCGTGGCCGGCGTCGCCCACGGCGCCAAGGTCCAGCCGGTGCGCGTGCTGGGCAAGTGCGGCGGCTACACCTCCGACGTCATCGACGCGGTGACTTGGGCCTCGGGCGGCACCGTCGCCGGCGTGCCCGCCAACGCCACTCCGGCCGAAGTCATCAACCTCAGCCTCGGCGGTTCCGGCGCGTGCTCGGCGGCCGAGCAGACCGCGTTCGACGCCGCGCGCGCGCGCGGCACCACCGTGGTCATCGCCTCGGGCAACGCCGGCAGCGACGTGTCCGGCTACTCGCCGGCGAACTGCGACGGCGTGATCGCGGTGTCGGCGGTGGGCCCGACCGGCGCGCTGGCCGACTACTCCAACTTCGGCAACAAGATCGACGTCGCCGCGCCCGGCGGCTCGGGCGTGGTGCCGGCGGCCGACAACATCCTGTCGACCCTGAACCTGGGCCTGCAGGGACAGGAAGGCGAAGGCTATGCGTGGATGGCCGGCACCTCGATGGCCTCGCCGCACGTGGCCGGCGTGGTCGCGCTGATGCAGTCGGCGGCGTCCACGCCGAAGACCCCGGCCGAGGTCGAGAAGATCCTGGTCAACACCGCCCACGTCGGCGGCCAGCCGGGCGGCTGCAGCTGGAGCAACTGGTGCGGCTCGGGCATCGTCGACGCGCGTCTCGCCGTCGCCGTGGCCAAGGGCACCGAGCCGCTGCCGCCGGATCCGCAGGCGCCGGAACCGGAGCCGGCGACCGAGCTGGAGAACGGCATCACCGTGACCAACATCGAGGTCGACGCCAACGGCATCCTGCGCTACCAGCTGCTGGTCCCGAACGGCGCCTCGAACCTGCTGTTCGCCATGTACGGCGGCACCGGCGACTCGGACATCTACGTCAAGTACGGCGCCGAGCCGAGCAGCACGTCCTACGACTGCCGCCCGTTCACCTCGTCCAACAACGAGACCTGCTTCTTCCCGACCCCGAAGGGCGGCGTGTGGTACGTCCAGATCAAGGGCTATCGCGCCTCCAGCGGCATCTCGCTGTACCCGAGCTTCGTCGACGCGAACTATCCGCGCCGCCTCGACGCCAAGGCCAGCGCGCTGCCGAACCACCGCACCTCGGTCAACCTGTCGTGGGAGAAGGGCAAGAAGAACATCGACATCTGGCGCAACGGCGCGATCCTCAAGACCGTCCGCAACACCGGCGCCAATACCGATACCTTCCGCATCATCGGCAGCGGCACCATGAGCTACAAGGTGTGCAACAACGGTACGCAGGAATGCGACGATCCGGTCGAGATCACCTACAACTCGAGCCGCTGA
- the rplU gene encoding 50S ribosomal protein L21 yields MYAVLVTGGKQYRVMQGETLRVELLDVEAGSEIKFDTVLMLGDGEGIKIGDALKGASVTATVVGHGRADKVRIVKFRRRKHHRKQMGHRQHYTEIQITGIAGGDNK; encoded by the coding sequence ATGTACGCAGTTCTGGTCACCGGCGGTAAGCAATACCGCGTGATGCAAGGCGAGACGCTCCGCGTCGAGCTGCTGGACGTCGAAGCCGGCAGCGAAATCAAGTTCGACACCGTGCTGATGCTGGGCGACGGCGAAGGCATCAAGATCGGCGACGCGCTCAAGGGCGCCAGCGTCACCGCCACGGTCGTCGGCCACGGCCGCGCCGACAAGGTGCGCATCGTCAAGTTCCGCCGCCGCAAGCACCATCGCAAGCAGATGGGCCACCGTCAGCACTACACCGAAATCCAGATCACCGGCATCGCCGGTGGCGACAACAAGTAA
- the rpmA gene encoding 50S ribosomal protein L27 has product MAHKKGVGSTRNGRDSNPKYLGVKIYGGQAIEAGNIIVRQRGTQFHPGANVGLGRDHTLFALVDGKVEFSTKGPKSRRTVSVVVAE; this is encoded by the coding sequence ATGGCACACAAAAAGGGCGTAGGTTCCACCCGCAACGGCCGCGACTCCAACCCGAAGTACCTGGGCGTGAAGATCTATGGCGGCCAGGCCATCGAGGCCGGCAACATCATCGTGCGTCAGCGCGGCACCCAGTTCCACCCGGGCGCCAACGTCGGCCTCGGCCGCGACCACACCCTGTTCGCGCTGGTCGACGGCAAGGTCGAGTTCTCGACCAAGGGCCCGAAGAGCCGCCGCACCGTCAGCGTCGTCGTCGCCGAGTAA
- the cgtA gene encoding Obg family GTPase CgtA, whose protein sequence is MKLVDEAEIQVIAGNGGNGCVGFRREKFIPLGGPDGGDGGDGGSVYLLADENLNTLVDFRHQKQFRAKRGENGMGRQMYGKGGEDLIIVVPVGTVVTNVETDEVIGDLTAHGDRLLVARGGKGGLGNMHFKSSINRTPRKALPGLPGEERMLKMELKLLADVGLLGFPNAGKSTLIRAVSAATPKVADYPFTTLYPNLGVVSVEAHRSFVIADIPGLIEGAADGAGLGAQFLRHLQRTRLLLHLVDIAPMEGGVEGLSPAEQVRAIENELRKHDPELLDKPRWLVFNKSDLLLDEERDGIVRATLAELGWADRWYVVSAIGREGTAPIMRDVMAFFDRQREDALEAASAAGGHAP, encoded by the coding sequence ATGAAACTCGTAGACGAAGCTGAAATCCAGGTCATCGCCGGCAACGGCGGCAACGGCTGCGTCGGCTTCCGTCGCGAGAAGTTCATCCCGCTCGGCGGGCCGGACGGCGGCGACGGCGGCGACGGCGGCAGCGTGTACCTGCTGGCCGACGAAAACCTCAATACCCTGGTCGATTTCCGCCACCAGAAGCAGTTCCGCGCCAAGCGCGGCGAGAACGGCATGGGCCGGCAGATGTACGGCAAGGGCGGCGAAGACCTGATCATCGTCGTGCCGGTCGGTACGGTGGTGACCAATGTCGAGACCGACGAGGTCATCGGCGACCTGACCGCCCACGGCGACCGCCTGCTGGTCGCGCGCGGCGGCAAGGGCGGGCTGGGCAACATGCATTTCAAGAGCTCGATCAACCGCACGCCGCGCAAGGCGCTGCCGGGCCTGCCGGGCGAGGAGCGCATGCTCAAGATGGAGTTGAAGCTGCTGGCCGACGTCGGCCTGCTGGGCTTCCCCAACGCCGGCAAGAGCACGCTGATCCGCGCGGTCTCGGCGGCGACGCCGAAGGTCGCGGACTATCCGTTCACCACGCTGTATCCCAACCTCGGCGTGGTCAGCGTCGAGGCGCACCGCAGCTTCGTCATCGCCGACATCCCGGGCCTGATCGAAGGCGCGGCCGACGGCGCCGGCCTGGGCGCGCAGTTCCTGCGCCATCTGCAGCGCACCCGCCTGCTGCTGCACCTGGTGGACATCGCGCCGATGGAGGGCGGGGTAGAAGGCCTGAGCCCGGCCGAGCAGGTGCGCGCGATCGAGAACGAGCTGCGCAAGCACGATCCCGAATTGCTCGACAAGCCGCGCTGGCTGGTGTTCAACAAGTCCGACCTGCTGCTGGACGAGGAGCGCGACGGGATCGTGCGCGCGACGCTGGCCGAGCTGGGCTGGGCCGACCGCTGGTACGTGGTCTCGGCGATCGGGCGCGAAGGCACCGCGCCGATCATGCGCGACGTGATGGCGTTCTTCGACCGCCAGCGCGAGGACGCGCTGGAGGCCGCCAGCGCCGCCGGCGGCCATGCGCCCTGA
- the rpsT gene encoding 30S ribosomal protein S20 has protein sequence MANIKSAKKRAKQTVVRNARNASQRSMLRTAVKKVLKALGENDAAGAKSAFDVAQPILDRFSARGLIHKNKAARHKSRLSARIKALATAA, from the coding sequence GTGGCAAACATCAAGTCCGCCAAGAAGCGCGCCAAGCAGACTGTCGTGCGCAACGCCCGCAACGCCAGCCAGCGTTCGATGCTGCGTACCGCCGTCAAGAAGGTGCTCAAGGCCCTCGGCGAGAACGACGCCGCCGGTGCCAAGTCCGCGTTCGACGTCGCCCAGCCGATCCTCGACCGTTTCAGCGCCCGTGGCCTGATCCACAAGAACAAGGCCGCCCGCCACAAGAGCCGCCTGTCGGCGCGCATCAAGGCGCTCGCGACCGCCGCTTGA